One segment of Candidatus Liberimonas magnetica DNA contains the following:
- a CDS encoding prepilin-type N-terminal cleavage/methylation domain-containing protein yields the protein MKNVSIIKIKPDNSSKGVTLVEMIMAVAIFGVVLPLVTVFLMKITTGFSTYEMTTELRKTNQQTSNRVYMRLNACKRLFQNNASGNAYLAKVSLTGCPALLTGSQMPTIEETGSLVLGNAAFVAASVGNCLFFAGNDSTAVLLNILNSSAQASTVRIDTYRFYYYYLSPSGAKSVGGKPAPKLTEWQSKIYADYNQIAGITDPTKKSNTITALINQEVLYAWDSSNTDPAASFYTLAGGAATLAAGHSIVKEQATDLTSIISGAMGSNYSYGYSPNSSSLTKPPKTVPIYATASGDFPSGFEVAIVAQAAGRMVLIRSVLIAKESTHEIVGDELHNITCVRDLW from the coding sequence ATGAAAAACGTATCAATTATAAAAATCAAGCCTGATAATTCAAGCAAGGGTGTAACGCTCGTCGAAATGATAATGGCTGTTGCTATCTTCGGGGTAGTCCTGCCGCTTGTGACGGTGTTTTTGATGAAAATAACAACCGGATTTTCCACGTATGAAATGACGACCGAACTGCGAAAAACAAACCAGCAAACAAGCAACCGCGTTTATATGAGGTTAAACGCATGCAAGCGCCTTTTTCAGAATAATGCGAGCGGCAATGCCTACCTGGCAAAAGTCAGCCTTACCGGATGCCCGGCACTTCTTACCGGAAGCCAAATGCCAACTATCGAAGAAACAGGGTCGCTTGTTCTTGGAAATGCGGCTTTTGTCGCAGCAAGCGTAGGTAACTGTCTTTTTTTTGCAGGCAATGATTCCACAGCCGTTCTTTTAAATATCTTAAATTCATCGGCACAGGCAAGTACTGTTAGAATAGATACCTATAGGTTTTATTATTATTATCTGTCTCCGTCCGGTGCAAAAAGTGTTGGTGGAAAACCCGCTCCGAAACTGACAGAATGGCAAAGTAAAATATATGCCGACTACAATCAAATCGCAGGCATAACCGATCCGACAAAAAAATCAAACACGATAACGGCTCTTATCAATCAAGAGGTTTTATATGCCTGGGATTCTTCCAATACCGACCCTGCCGCTTCATTTTATACGCTTGCCGGCGGAGCTGCTACTCTTGCTGCAGGCCATAGTATAGTCAAAGAACAGGCTACCGATCTGACATCAATTATCTCGGGTGCCATGGGGTCAAACTACAGTTACGGGTATTCGCCTAACAGCTCAAGCCTTACAAAACCACCTAAAACGGTGCCTATTTATGCAACTGCAAGCGGTGATTTCCCGAGCGGTTTTGAAGTAGCGATTGTAGCGCAGGCGGCCGGCAGGATGGTACTTATAAGAAGCGTGCTTATTGCCAAAGAATCAACACATGAAATAGTGGGCGATGAGCTCCACAACATAACTTGTGTCCGCGATCTCTGGTAG